In Acaryochloris marina S15, a single genomic region encodes these proteins:
- a CDS encoding glycerophosphodiester phosphodiesterase, which translates to MTPLITAHRGYSQLAPENTMPAFELAIENQADFIELDVQETQDHELVVLHDSHLMRLAGCDLNLWDLTMAELTNLDVGQWFGDDFKNTRIPSLASVMDLAKDRVKLNLELKIHGHEQKLGSQVVELIHKKNWQQNCVVSSLDFDILQQVRTLDPELTVGPVIPPSRPEYPDFEVDFYSIHFTLATPDRVERVHAEGKTIHVWTVNQASDMQHMIELGVDNIITDQPLVLKDWLNKPNK; encoded by the coding sequence ATGACTCCTCTTATTACGGCTCACCGAGGATATTCCCAGTTAGCCCCAGAGAATACGATGCCTGCCTTTGAGCTAGCCATTGAAAACCAGGCTGATTTTATTGAACTGGATGTCCAAGAGACCCAAGATCATGAATTGGTGGTGCTTCATGACAGTCATTTAATGCGTCTTGCGGGATGCGATCTCAACCTCTGGGACCTAACCATGGCTGAACTGACCAACCTAGATGTCGGCCAGTGGTTCGGGGATGATTTCAAAAATACCCGAATTCCGTCCCTAGCCTCGGTGATGGATTTGGCTAAGGACCGAGTCAAGTTGAACCTGGAGCTAAAAATTCATGGCCATGAACAAAAACTTGGCAGCCAGGTTGTTGAGCTGATTCACAAAAAAAATTGGCAACAAAACTGTGTGGTTTCTTCCCTCGACTTCGATATTCTGCAGCAGGTACGAACGCTAGATCCGGAGTTGACCGTTGGTCCTGTAATACCGCCGTCTCGACCTGAGTATCCTGATTTTGAGGTCGATTTTTACTCGATTCACTTCACTCTAGCCACACCAGACCGGGTAGAACGAGTCCATGCGGAAGGCAAGACCATCCATGTATGGACGGTTAATCAGGCCTCAGATATGCAGCATATGATTGAGCTTGGAGTAGACAATATCATCACCGATCAACCCTTGGTACTAAAAGACTGGTTGAATAAGCCAAATAAGTGA
- a CDS encoding bifunctional diguanylate cyclase/phosphodiesterase: MQCEIQSTSAVDVTETSTGGIIPPGLEKGIGFYKAIINHLPDLIWLKDSDGVYLACNHRFEDFLDAPEQEIVGKTDQDFVDAKWADLSRKHDQDVILKECPSILEKWTTFTSDGHRELLEISRYPLYDEHGELIGVLGIGRNVTARKRSEEKLQASEERFSLAMCGANDGLWDWNLETDEVYYSPRWKSMLGYENDELPDDLSTWANLVHPDDKETVLKQVQDYLVSNTDSFDVEMRMQHKAGHEVFVLSRAFLAYRASDGRAVRLVGTHVDITARKKIEAFDDKNAEILEMVATGKPASQIYEEIALLYEGLHPGLRCSMLELQDGRLMHGGAPSLPKAYCDAVHGLEYGPNVGSCGTSTYTGQRVLVENIDTDPKWAKIKHVALPHGMRCCWSEPIKSSSGTVLGAFGMYYNHPALPNEAESNDLKSAARLAGIVMERDQAQKRIRELAFIDSLTGLASRAHFYQSLEAAIKRSDRNASRLGLLYIDLDNFKGVNDSLGHDAGDLLLREIGQRLQQVARDIDFVARLSGDEFCILVTDVNDDYAASSVAQRCLEGVSQPIELSARKFTPACSIGIAHYPDDGQDLSTLIKAADTSLYAAKERGKNRYAFYKPELTEQAEYRFRVEQNLREAVEKQQLFLVYQPQVEIRSGNIIGVEALSRWHHPQLGEVLPSEFIATAERIGMMKPLTEWVLKAACNQAVAWKKAGLPAIRMAVNISPAQFLDKDFVSLIKHVLDETGMVPTELELEVTESVVQTDQQNLSIFRELKNLGVLLAIDDFGTGYSSFASLKHLTVDCLKIDKYFIDDMLVDRKSETLMGAMIDMGHNLDHEIIAEGVETLEQYQMLQKLGCEMAQGYLLSKPVSADSIAKLLDIKGLNHLISA; encoded by the coding sequence ATGCAATGCGAGATCCAATCGACTTCCGCCGTAGACGTTACAGAGACTTCTACAGGAGGAATTATTCCACCAGGCCTTGAAAAAGGAATTGGATTTTATAAAGCAATCATTAACCATCTACCCGATCTCATCTGGTTGAAAGATTCTGATGGCGTATATCTGGCCTGTAATCATCGTTTTGAAGATTTTTTGGATGCCCCTGAACAAGAAATTGTTGGTAAAACCGACCAAGATTTTGTAGATGCTAAGTGGGCCGATTTGTCTCGAAAACATGACCAGGACGTCATATTGAAAGAATGCCCATCTATATTAGAAAAATGGACAACTTTTACTAGTGATGGTCATCGCGAACTCCTAGAAATCAGTCGATATCCCTTGTATGACGAGCATGGAGAATTGATAGGTGTATTAGGTATTGGGCGCAATGTGACCGCTAGAAAAAGGTCAGAGGAAAAGTTACAAGCCAGTGAAGAACGGTTTTCATTGGCGATGTGCGGAGCCAATGATGGACTTTGGGACTGGAACTTAGAAACCGATGAAGTCTACTATTCACCGCGCTGGAAAAGCATGTTGGGGTATGAAAACGATGAACTTCCTGATGATTTAAGTACTTGGGCAAACCTCGTACACCCTGATGATAAAGAGACTGTTTTGAAACAGGTCCAAGACTATCTGGTGAGCAACACAGATTCATTTGATGTTGAAATGCGGATGCAGCACAAAGCGGGGCATGAAGTGTTTGTGCTCTCGCGGGCATTTTTGGCTTATCGAGCGTCTGATGGTAGGGCTGTTCGTTTGGTGGGCACCCATGTCGATATCACCGCCCGTAAAAAGATAGAAGCATTTGATGACAAAAATGCTGAAATTCTGGAGATGGTCGCGACAGGGAAACCCGCATCACAGATCTATGAAGAAATTGCCTTGCTTTATGAAGGGCTTCATCCTGGACTGCGATGTTCAATGCTTGAATTGCAAGATGGTCGACTGATGCATGGTGGTGCCCCAAGTCTGCCAAAAGCCTATTGTGATGCAGTTCATGGCCTGGAATATGGTCCAAATGTTGGCTCTTGTGGTACCTCGACTTATACCGGCCAGCGGGTTCTGGTTGAGAATATTGACACCGATCCCAAATGGGCCAAGATCAAACATGTCGCATTGCCCCATGGCATGCGTTGCTGTTGGTCTGAACCGATTAAAAGTTCTTCAGGTACCGTATTGGGCGCATTTGGCATGTATTACAATCATCCCGCCTTGCCCAATGAGGCGGAGTCAAACGATCTGAAGTCGGCAGCAAGGCTGGCTGGGATTGTGATGGAGCGGGACCAAGCCCAGAAACGGATTCGAGAATTGGCGTTTATCGATAGCTTAACGGGGCTGGCGAGTCGTGCTCATTTTTACCAAAGCCTTGAAGCTGCCATCAAGCGTTCTGATCGCAACGCATCTCGCTTGGGTCTGCTCTATATCGATTTAGATAACTTTAAGGGAGTGAATGACAGTCTGGGGCATGATGCGGGAGACTTATTACTTCGGGAAATTGGCCAACGGTTGCAACAGGTCGCTCGTGATATCGATTTTGTCGCCCGCCTGAGTGGAGATGAATTCTGTATTTTGGTGACGGATGTAAATGATGACTATGCAGCCTCTTCGGTTGCTCAACGTTGCCTTGAGGGGGTTTCCCAACCCATCGAGTTATCGGCAAGAAAATTTACCCCCGCTTGCAGTATTGGGATTGCCCACTATCCTGATGATGGTCAAGATCTCTCAACCTTGATTAAAGCTGCTGATACGTCCCTTTATGCGGCAAAGGAACGAGGAAAAAATCGGTATGCCTTCTATAAACCAGAGCTAACCGAGCAAGCAGAGTATCGGTTCCGTGTGGAGCAAAACTTAAGGGAGGCCGTCGAAAAACAGCAATTGTTCTTGGTGTATCAACCCCAGGTTGAGATCCGCTCCGGCAACATTATTGGGGTTGAGGCTTTGTCCCGCTGGCACCATCCCCAACTCGGTGAGGTTTTACCGTCTGAATTTATTGCCACAGCTGAAAGAATAGGGATGATGAAGCCCCTAACGGAATGGGTTTTGAAAGCAGCCTGTAATCAGGCTGTTGCCTGGAAAAAGGCTGGCTTGCCGGCGATTCGGATGGCCGTGAATATTTCTCCTGCCCAATTTCTGGATAAGGATTTTGTGTCTTTGATTAAGCATGTTCTGGATGAAACAGGCATGGTGCCAACGGAACTAGAGCTGGAGGTGACGGAGAGTGTGGTGCAAACCGATCAACAGAATCTTTCTATTTTTCGAGAATTAAAAAATCTAGGTGTGCTCCTAGCTATTGATGATTTTGGTACCGGGTATTCATCGTTTGCTTCACTCAAACATCTCACGGTGGATTGTCTAAAAATTGATAAATACTTTATTGATGATATGCTCGTCGACCGTAAATCGGAGACGCTCATGGGGGCCATGATTGATATGGGTCACAATCTAGATCATGAAATTATTGCGGAAGGTGTGGAGACATTAGAGCAATATCAGATGCTCCAAAAATTGGGCTGTGAGATGGCCCAGGGATATTTGTTGAGTAAACCTGTGAGTGCTGATTCAATTGCCAAACTTCTGGATATCAAGGGTTTGAACCATCTGATCAGTGCCTGA
- a CDS encoding sulfotransferase, protein MDWINWGGRRLQTIGIQSVQLNEEALLATAQKQTQLTDWGDDSFRVGFKVLITALNAEADLSLVGRLFLWADLGRLLINRLQIQATLKRHPEILEVPIRRPLVITGLPRTGTTFLHRLLAQDSRFRWLRLWELLQPCPPPEQNASDPDPRIQAAEKMARQYQALSPVFSTTHHLQAQLPEEGNQLFEHAFSTLLYELRAHVPSYRDWLRTQTLRSQYHYYRQQLQLLSWHWPGRWLLKAPAHLTYLESLTQVFPDACIIQTHRDPCSVVPSICSLATLVRNIYTEQVDRSAIGKYWLEALSYGYEKGHQYRRQTPSTLICDVNYPDLIQDPIQTVHRIYNFFNDSLDSSTEQNMVNWLDANPQTKHGVHRYSIEQFGLTETEIRQAFPFL, encoded by the coding sequence ATGGATTGGATCAATTGGGGAGGGCGGCGACTTCAGACGATTGGCATTCAGTCTGTGCAATTGAATGAGGAGGCCTTACTCGCTACCGCTCAAAAACAGACCCAACTGACGGACTGGGGGGATGACTCGTTTCGCGTTGGGTTCAAAGTATTAATAACGGCTTTGAACGCAGAAGCGGACTTGAGTTTAGTCGGTAGATTGTTTCTATGGGCAGACTTGGGTCGCTTACTCATCAATCGCTTGCAAATTCAAGCGACCTTGAAACGTCATCCTGAGATTCTTGAGGTTCCTATCCGGCGTCCCTTGGTGATTACCGGATTGCCTCGAACGGGAACCACTTTTCTTCACAGGCTGCTGGCCCAAGACTCGCGGTTTCGCTGGTTGCGACTCTGGGAATTATTACAGCCTTGTCCTCCACCTGAACAGAATGCTAGCGATCCAGATCCCCGCATCCAGGCTGCTGAAAAGATGGCTCGCCAATACCAGGCTCTTTCGCCTGTCTTCTCTACCACCCACCATCTCCAAGCACAGCTGCCGGAAGAAGGGAATCAGCTGTTTGAGCATGCTTTTTCAACCTTGCTTTATGAGCTGAGAGCCCATGTGCCCAGCTATCGAGACTGGTTACGGACTCAGACCCTGCGATCGCAATATCACTACTATCGACAGCAGTTACAACTATTAAGCTGGCATTGGCCAGGTCGATGGCTATTGAAAGCCCCAGCCCATCTCACTTATCTAGAATCTCTGACGCAAGTTTTTCCAGATGCTTGCATTATTCAAACCCACCGAGATCCTTGCTCCGTAGTCCCATCCATCTGTAGTCTGGCAACGCTTGTCCGCAATATCTATACCGAACAAGTTGATAGGTCAGCCATCGGGAAATACTGGCTAGAAGCTTTGTCCTATGGTTATGAGAAAGGGCATCAATATCGTCGTCAAACGCCGTCTACATTGATTTGTGATGTCAACTATCCTGATCTTATTCAAGATCCGATCCAGACCGTTCACAGAATTTATAATTTTTTCAATGATTCTCTAGACTCATCTACAGAGCAAAATATGGTGAATTGGCTAGATGCTAATCCTCAGACAAAACATGGCGTGCACCGTTACTCAATTGAGCAATTTGGTTTAACTGAAACCGAAATTAGGCAAGCATTCCCTTTTTTGTGA